One genomic segment of Hordeum vulgare subsp. vulgare chromosome 2H, MorexV3_pseudomolecules_assembly, whole genome shotgun sequence includes these proteins:
- the LOC123429501 gene encoding probable pectinesterase 66, translating into MECRHAVSLLVFVLLLRWPALSSAGAPVSRTITVDRNGRGDFRRIQSAVNLVPDGNREWVRIHVRAGGYRENVTIPREKGYILLEGDGSWNTDIYFDNYAHGSIDDLMRSGADAIGTYDSATFKVYADNFVARDISFTNTHNTGNKTNAIQALAALVNGDRISFHRCAFRGFQDTLCDNTGRHYFHECFIKGGIDFIFGYAQSIYEGCTLVSNIPLWYGRHAGWVTAHARLHAGDPGGFVFKGGEVRGTGRLHLGRAWNKYATVVYYHVNMSSVVVPQGWAPWYAGRETNDVLFTEVGCIGPGSNMAGRVPWEKHLTEAEVGKFVDMSFIDDGWLSEQP; encoded by the exons atggaGTGCCGCCATGCTGTTAGTTTGCTCGTGTTCGTGCTgctgctccggtggccggcgTTGAGCTCTGCGGGGGCGCCGGTGTCAAGGACCATCACCGTGGACCGTAACGGGCGAGGGGATTTCAGGAGGATTCAGTCGGCGGTGAACCTCGTCCCAGACGGCAACCGCGAGTGGGTCAGGATCCATGTCCGGGCAGGGGGCTACAG GGAAAATGTGACCATTCCAAGGGAGAAAGGCTACATCTTGCTGGAAGGGGACGGCTCCTGGAACACGGACATCTACTTCGACAACTACGCCCACGGCAGCATCGACGACCTGATGCGAAGCGGCGCCGACGCCATTGGGACGTACGACAGCGCCACCTTCAAAGTCTACGCCGACAACTTCGTTGCCCGGGACATCTCCTTCACCAACACACACAACACCGGCAACAAGACCAACGCGATCCAGGCGCTGGCCGCGCTCGTCAACGGTGACCGGATCTCCTTCCACCGCTGCGCCTTCCGCGGCTTCCAGGACACGCTCTGTGACAACACCGGCCGGCATTACTTTCATGAATGCTTCATCAAGGGCGGCATCGACTTCATCTTCGGCTACGCCCAGTCCATCTACGAAGGCTGCACCCTCGTGTCCAACATACCCTTGTGGTACGGCCGACATGCCGGGTGGGTGACGGCGCACGCCAGGCTCCACGCCGGCGACCCCGGTGGTTTTGTGTTCAAGGGCGGCGAGGTCAGAGGCACCGGGCGCCTGCATCTCGGACGCGCGTGGAACAAATACGCAACCGTCGTCTACTACCACGTGAACATGTCCAGCGTCGTCGTGCCGCAGGGGTGGGCTCCGTGGTATGCCGGCCGCGAGACTAACGACGTCTTGTTCACAGAGGTTGGGTGCATCGGGCCGGGGTCAAACATGGCCGGGAGAGTGCCGTGGGAGAAGCATCTGACCGAGGCGGAGGTGGGGAAGTTCGTGGATATGAGCTTCATCGACGACGGTTGGCTAAGCGAGCAGCCATAG
- the LOC123429500 gene encoding probable pectinesterase 66, with protein sequence MKCDRVVSLVAVVVALLLLWPALNSALTPVSRTITVDRDGGGDFTSVQSAVDYVPDGNQAWVRIHVRAGSYTEKVTIPAEKGYILLEGDGSWNTDINFNDYAGANVRRRRYTSPTYQSATFTVLADNFVAQNIAFKNTHNAYDKVNKSQAVAALVRGDRNAFYDCAFHGFQDTLCDDLGRHYFSRCYIEGGIDFIFGYAQSIYDGCTIVSNMPPSHRHNRPGSITAHGRVHASDPGGFVFKGGEVRGTGRQYLGRAWNKYATVVYYHVNMSSVVVPLGWASWNAGDDTSDVVFAEVGCTGPGSNVTGRVPWEKQLSDAEVDKLVDMSYIDDGWLDEQPQ encoded by the exons ATGAAGTGCGACCGTGTTGTTAGTTTGGTCGCGGTCGTGGTCGCGCTGCTGCTCCTGTGGCCGGCGTTGAACTCTGCATTGACGCCGGTGTCGAGGACCATCACCGTGGACCGTGATGGAGGAGGGGACTTCACGAGCGTGCAGTCGGCGGTGGACTACGTGCCCGACGGCAACCAGGCGTGGGTCAGGATCCACGTCCGGGCAGGGAGCTACAC GGAGAAGGTGACCATCCCGGCGGAGAAAGGCTACATCTTGCTGGAAGGGGACGGCTCCTGGAACACGGACATCAACTTCAACGACTACGCGGGCGccaacgtccgccgccgccgctacaCATCGCCGACGTACCAGAGCGCCACCTTCACCGTCCTCGCCGACAACTTCGTCGCCCAGAACATCGCCTTCAAGAACACGCACAACGCTTACGACAAGGTCAACAAGAGCCAAGCGGTGGCGGCGCTGGTCCGCGGTGACCGGAACGCCTTCTACGACTGTGCCTTCCATGGCTTCCAGGATACGCTCTGCGATGACCTAGGCCGCCACTACTTCAGCCGCTGCTACATCGAGGGCGGGATCGACTTCATCTTCGGCTACGCCCAGTCCATCTACGACGGCTGCACCATCGTGTCCAACATGCCGCCGTCCCACCGCCATAACCGGCCCGGGTCGATCACGGCGCACGGCAGGGTCCACGCCAGCGACCCCGGCGGCTTTGTGTTCAAGGGCGGCGAGGTCAGAGGCACCGGGCGCCAGTATCTCGGACGGGCGTGGAACAAGTACGCCACCGTCGTCTACTACCACGTGAACATGTCCAGTGTCGTCGTCCCGCTGGGGTGGGCTTCGTGGAACGCCGGCGACGACACTAGCGATGTCGTGTTCGCAGAGGTTGGGTGCACCGGGCCGGGGTCAAACGTGACCGGGAGAGTGCCGTGGGAGAAACAACTGAGCGACGCCGAGGTGGACAAGCTCGTCGACATGAGCTACATCGACGACGGTTGGCTAGACGAGCAGCCACAGTAG